The window TCACAGGTATAATAAACATAAATACTGCAAAGCCGAAAGGTATATTCCTCAGGACGGATTTATGGATTGAGCATTGAGCAGATGTATCCTGAATTACAACCTTTGTGCCTACCAATAGTTTACCAATGGATCTGCCCTCCATAAGCCCATCCGCAATGAGTATATAGACGAGCCCTGTAATTGAACCAATAGGAGATAGTACACTCGCCAGTATGAGTGCAAAAGCCATATCTATAAACTTTGCGGATACCCTTTCAAGAAAGGTCGCTCTATTCATCTTTTGTCAGTTCACCTTTTTTAATAAACATAAGGAATGCCATCACAGGTCTTCTCTGGGCTTCTTTCATTGCATAGGTTATCCTGTCAAATTCCCATCCCTTATTACACCATTCGTTAAGGGCTTTCTCAATTTCAGAATCCGTCACAATACTTAACTCAACTACCTTATACTCCAACCCGCCGCTATTATCCATATTTGTTATACTTAAAGAACTTCTATACTTATATTTTTTTTATTCTCAGTCATATTCTTTTCATATCCTGGCGGGACATAGATACAGTACGGCTCTTCATCAAGATAATCACCCGTTTGATAATAAGCTCTTGCCCTGCACCCGGCGCATACAGCTTTATACTCACACGCACCACATTTGTCTTTCAAAAGCGAAGGCTCCCTAAATTCTTTGAAGATCCGGGAATTTTCCCATACGTCTTCAAATGTTTGTTTCTTTAAATCGCCTGCTGCAACCGGCAGATAACCGCATGGCTGTACAATACCAAGCCTTGAGATGAAGGCAACAGCACTGCCAGCAAGACAACCCTTTGTCATAGCAGCCATGCCATGAGTCTGGAAACTCAATTTTACGCCATCGCGCTTTGCCCTTTGTCTTATAATCCTGTAGTAATGAGGCGCACAGGTGGCTTTTAACTCGATCTCTTTATGAGCTGTAAATTGATCATACATCCAGTTCAATATATCCTCATACTGAGTCGCAGGCAGCATCTCGCTATCCGCTATCATTACTCCGCATCCAACAGGAACAAGCATGAAATAATGCAGCGCATTTACCTTTAAGTTCAGTGCGAGGTTAAATATGTCGGCAACCTGATGCACATTATGCTTTGCTATTGTTGTGTTGATCTGCACTTCCACGCCGGCTTTTTGGACATACCTGATTCCATTCATAGCTGCTTCAAATGATCCGGGTAAAGCCCTGAAGCTGTCGTGAACGTCAGCATTGGCGCCGTCAATGCTGATCGCAACACGGATTACGCCGGCATTTTTTATTTGTTTTGCTTTTTTCTCATCTATAAGGGTTCCATTCGTGGCAAGTGCAATCCTCAATCCCTTTGAAACGCCATAAGACGCAATATCAAATATGTCTTCTCTGTATAACGGTTCTCCGCCGGTAAGAACGAGTATGGGCTTGTAAGAGTCTGCAATATTATCAATGATATTGAAAATCTCTTTTGTTGAGAGCTCACCCTTCATCTTCTCCGGCATTGCAACTGCCCTACAGTGTATGCATCTTAAATTGCACTGTGCTGTTAGTTCCCAGAATATCAACCTTGGTAAATATGTGTTTTCCATATTTATGCTTATTCCCTCATGCGCGTTTAAGTTCTCTGGCAGCACTCTTTGCAAAGTATGTAAGTATCATGTCGGCACCCGCCCTTTTTATTGAATACAGTATCTCCATCATTACCGATTCTTCATCAATCCATCCAAGCTTTGCTGCAGCCTTTACCATTGAATATTCTCCGCTTACATTGTATGCTGCAACTGGTAAAAGTGCTGCCCGTTTTACCCTGGAGATCACATCGAGATAACTTAATGCAGGCTTAACCATTACGATATCAGCGCCTTCTTCAACATCCGTTAAAACCTCATTTATAGCCTCTCGCGTATTTCTATAATCCATCTGGTATGATCTCCTATCCCCGAACTTCGGAATTGACTCCGCCGCATCTCTGAAAGGACCATAGAAACTGCTTGCATACTTTGCAGCATAACTCATTATCGCTATGGAAGAAAAATCATTCTCATCAAGTGAATGTCTTATTTTCTGAACCATGCCGTCCATCATCCCCGATGGGGCTATAATATCTGCTCCTGCCTTTGCCTGTGCTATTGCAACCTTCCCAAGATACTCAAGTGTCCTGTCATTATGAACATCTTTATCGGAAATTATCCCGCAATGTCCATGTGATGTATACTCACATAAACACAGATCTGCAATAATAGTGATATCCTTTACCTTTTGTTTTATAACTTTTATTGCCTCTTGAACAATGCCTTCTTCATTATATGCATCAGAACCTGTTTCATCTTTTTGAGGCGGTATGCCGAAAAGCATTACAGCGGGTATACCAAGCACTTTTGCTTCCTGAATATCTTCAATCAAATAGTTGATTGATTCTTGATAGCAGCCAGGCATTGAGCGAATCTCCTTTTTTGTATTTTTTTCATAAGTCACAAAAACAGGATATATGAAATCATTAACACTCAAGTACGTTTCACTTACAAGGTCCCTTATTTGGCTTGTCCGTCTTATTCTTCTACCTCTGTGTATAGGGTATATCGGCATATAAATAACTCCTGTTTACGAATTTAATAATACTTATATCAAATTTCCAACTTTTACAAATATTAAGTCGTCTAAGCATAAAACGAATTTCGTTTTGTTAAAATACTATTTCAAGAAAGCATACAACAGTCATGGCTATTACAATAAATCCCTTTAATAGGGTACCCTTTAATCTGCCAAAGGCTGCCGCTATGCTGCCTCTGGTTGCATTATCAAGGCCTTTTGCCTCCGCAAGAGTTACAATAAAAGCACCCGCAAATGCGCCTATGACTGCACCAAACAATGCTCCAATCCCGAGTAAGAACGGTGCAAGCACTATCGAACCAGCTATAGAACCTCCTACGGATGCAATCAGGCCCTTTCGGGAGACCCCTGCCCTCTTTGCATCTTTAATGCCCCATAATGTCTCTCCCAGCTCCCCGATCAACGTAAGGACTCCAAAGATTATTACCGTTATCCATCCTATGTAATGTGCCTTTGTTATGATGACAAAGCCCAAAATGGCTATAAATGATATGAGCGTCCCAGGCATACCGAACACAACAGATATAGATGCTGCCGCCAGAATCAAAAATAAAAGTATTACTAATAGTGTCTGAAAAAAGCTCATTCTTAATCGGTCCGTAATTTTTTTTCTATATTCCCTGTCAGCCTTATCAACTGGGTAATGGTTTTTTTTATAACCTTTCTCTCTACAACCATATCGATCATCCCATGTTCAAGTAAGAATTCTGCTCTTTGAAAACCTTCCGGTAATTTTTGGCTTAACGTATCCGATATAACCCTTGGTCCTGCAAAGCCTATCAGTGCCCTTGGCTCTGCAATCATTATATCTGCAATACTTGCAAAACTTGCTGCAACTCCCCCAGTTGTCGGGTCTGTGAGCAGTGAAATGTAAAGTGCCTTTGTTTTATTTAACCGATTTAAAGCTGCGTTTGTTTTAGCCATTTGCATAAGTGAATAAATGCTTTCCTGCATTCTTGCGCCGCCGGAAGATGTTATAACAACTAGATTAGACTGCTCTTCTGTAGTTTTCTCTATAAGTCTTGTAATCTTTTCACCCACAACAGAACCCATGCTGCCACCCATAAAATCAAAATCAAAGATACCGATATTTATAAACAATCCGTTTATTGTTCCATAACCTGTTATTACGGCGTCCTTTAATTCTGTCTGTTTGATTGTCTCTTTTAATCGATCTCTGTATTTAGTTTTGTCCCTAAAATCCAATGGATCTGTAGATTCCATTGTAGCCCATAATTCATGAAAAGTGCTGTCATCTATAAGTATGTTTATCCATTCTTTTGCAGATAATCTAAAGTGATAATTACACTTTGGGCAAACCTTGAGGTTCTTTTCTACTTCTTTTCTATAAACTATTTCACCGCAGTTATTGCATTTTAACCACATGCCATCAAGACTGTTTTTTGTTTTATCTCCAGAACCCAATAGTGCCATTTTAAATCTTTATTATTTGATTAAGTTTTAAAACCTCTATGGATGGATCGATTTTACCAAGTTCTCCGCTAACCTGATCATAGAATTGCGGTTTTATATGGTACACGTAAACAGCAACCCTTTTCCCTATCTTTTTTATCTCCTCTGTAATCATTCGTGGAGTAAGATGTTTTGTCAATAACGCGAGATCTCTCTTATCCTCAGGAAATGAAGATTCGATGAATACGGCCTTAAGATTATCTTTGTTTGATGCCATATTCCATATTTCATCCGTTGAACCCGTATCCGAACTAAACACAACGCTGCTCTCCCCATCGTCCATAATAAAACCGGATGCTGGAACGGTATGATTTACAGGGCAGGCTGTAAAAGATATTCCTCCCAACTTTATAGTCTCCCGTGCACCTATTTCTCTCATCTTTACAATCGGTGCATCTTTTGTAGGTATCTCGGTAAAATCAGGCCATATATGCCAGTTGAAAAGATGTTGTTTTATGGCTTTAAGAACAACAGGCATTCCATATATGGTAAAACCTTTGCCGTTAGATCCAACAACATTATCTGCAAGAAATAAAATATCCCTGCTATGATCCGCGTGTGAATGTGTGATAAAGATATGTTCTACATTGAGCTGTTCTTCCATTGTTAGTACGCCTGTTATTGCACCGGCATCAAGTATGATCCGTTCATTTATAAGAAACGATGTTGTTCTGTAATTGGGCAGTTCTCCGCCGTGGCAGCCGAGCACTCTTATATTCATACAACCTCACATGTTTTCAAATTGTTCCTTCATTATAAGATAATCGAGATACTTTTTAAGATTATCCGTATTCCTGACCACAATACCCTGATCTGTTGTTTCTACAAATCTACCCTTTATAAGTTTATCTATCATTGTTTTTACCTTATCATGCTCAAGCCCTGTTATTATAGAGAGCCTGCCGATATCTGCACGTATTAGTGTTCCATTCTCTGCCCCTGTACCGCTTTCACCAAGCTTTAAAAGTGTTACTACAACCCGCTGTCCTGCATCCTTTATCATAAGATTCGTTATCTGGGTATCTGCGTCCTCAAGCCTTTTTGCAAGTATCCTGATTATCCTTATTGCGATTTCACCATTATTGCGGATCATAGTATCAAAAGTGTTGTTATTTATAACGAGTATCTTTGAGCTTTCTTCAACCATTGCACTTGCTGATCTCGGTTTTTTGTTGAGTAAAGACATCTCTCCAAAGAAATCGGATGCACCAAGCATTGCAAGTACCTTCTCTGCACCGCTAACTTCTTTATAAATCTTTACCTTACCGGTATTGACAATATACATATCATCACCGGTATCACCCTCTTTAAACAGGATTGTCCCTTTTGGAAATTCTTTGCCAAACCTGTTAAATAATTCATCTTCCATGGTACCTCCGTAAACTTTTATTAATTAATACGAACGAACTAAATATCATTACATTGTCTCCGCGAGTAAAGCAATCTGCCGGCCATGAGGGATTGATTCGTCATGGTACAAAGTGCCATTCCTCACAATGACGCTTTACTAAACACGTCCGTATTAGCATACAAACAGGCATACAAGTCATCCATCCCAGCCGTTTAACAGCTTCTGCATAATCTCAAAGCCATTCTCTATGTACACACCACCCTTTTCTGCATCAAATTCATCGTAAGCATATTCATTTTTTACCTCGTTTGTAGAATCATAAAAAAGAAATGGTACAGGTTCTTCTGTATGGGTTTTTTTTATGATAGGGGTCCTATGGTCGGGCATGATCAGCATTCTGAATGTCCCAAATCGTTTTATCCCTTTTAGTACACCTCCTACGACCTTTTCATCAAAATCCTCTATTGCCTTTATCTTTAAGGGCAGATTACCTTCGTGTCCTGCCTCATCGGGTGCTTCGACATGAATATAGATCAGGTCATGTGAGTTTAATGCCTCAATCCCGTAATCAGCCTTGCCTTTATAATTGGTATCAACATAACCCGTTATCCCGGGCACATCTATTATATCAAGTCCTGCAAGTTTTCCTATGCCTTTTACAAGATCAACAGCAGAGATACATGCGCCCTTAATACCATACAACTCTTCAAAAGAAGGGATTGCCATTGCTTTTCCTAGCCCCCATAGCCAGATACTATTTGCGGGTTTTTTGTTCTGTTTTATGCGGCTTTTGTTAACCTGGTGTGATGACAGTATGTCCCATGAATCTTTCATCAGCGAGATCAATTCATCAGAACGTTCACCCTCAGGCAGATTTAAGTTTATGTCCTGATCGGTTATGTCATGCGGAGGCATGGTTTTTATTTTATCATTACCGTATGACCATACGATTATATGCCTGTAGCTAACACCGGGATAAAATTTTATACCGTCTCTTTTTAATGAACCGGCAAGGGAATTTATAAGCTCCGTGGCCTCTTCTGTTGTTATATGGCCTGCACTGTAATCATCCATGGTTGTTTTAGCCCCGTGCATGCCCAGAGTAACAAGGTTACACCTGCATGCAACGTCATTACCCTTAAGTTCTATGCCCTGTCCTGCTGCCTCTATAGGAGCCCTGCCTGTATAATATTTTTCCGGGTCATAACCAAAAATGGACATATTACCTACATCACTGCCAGGATGCATGCCGTGAGGGATAGTCCTTGTCATTCCGACAATGCTTTTTTTCGCAAGCTCATTTATATTCTTTTTTCTGGCGACCGAGAGTGGTGTGCCTCTGTCAAGTTTTTCAATGGGATAATCAGCCATACCATCGCCTTGCAATATAACATATTTCATAGCCAATCCTTTCAAATACTGTAAAGCATAACCACTAAGCTATATAATTTATAATCAAAAGTAAAGCCTGTTTTAATTCTTACGCAAAAATGCGCGACAGGCATGTGATGTATATCACAAGGATATTAAAATAGTATGTATATATAACCACATCGGAACTTTTTTTAAGACAGCCTGTTTATCAAGTAAAAAGGGAGGTAAGGTAAAATGGTTAAAAAGACTTTAGTGGTTTTAGGTATAATGGTGTTGGTTGGATTTCAATTAACAGGGTGCGGCAAACAAACGGTTGGCGAATCATCAGCTCAAATAGCTCAAACGACAGAGGAATCCATCAGCGGGGCTTCAAATGATTCAATTGCATTATCCAATGTAAGTAATTCCCAGCTTGGTATAGCCGATTACGGCTTAAGTGTTGTGGCATCTGCTTGTCCAAATGTAACAAAACCGGTAGTTACCAATACAATGAATTCAACAACATGGACTTTAGACATCAACTTTGGCAATGGCTGTATACCAAATTATTTCACCAACATTATGACAAGCGGCAACATAACAATGACTGTTACAAGATTTACGGATGGAACTAATGTAACAGCTACAACAATCGATACGAATGGCGACATTGAAAGAACAAGATGGGACGGCGCATCTCTCTATATAAGCGGTACCACAGATATTGTAAGAACTGGTACTGTATCTCAGACAAGCACCACAAGAACAAGGGCAATAACGGTTAACGAGACGCGGGTTGCAATAAGTCCAAGAGGCAAGGTTGTGATGAATCACAACCTTAGCTTAAACTTTAATGCAGCCGATACACTTTCTTCTTCAACTCCATCAACTATTATCCAGAGGGTATTGAACGGAACAGGCAGCGTTGATCATTTACTCGCAAAGGTGCTTGCCGGTATAACGGTCACGAACCTCACCTATGAACAAGGCTATTGTCATCCTGTAGACGGCACGGTGATACTCGTCCTGACAAAAGATACGGATGGAAGCCCGATCGGAACATACACTCTCGTATTCTCACATAGTTCAGCAACGCTTAATGGCAATCCAATTACATTAAACCCTTGTGATTGAAAAATTGTAAGAAACCGGGTTTGTGTTCTACAGGGGTGTGTGGCAATACGCCCCTGTTTTTTGTGATGTTTGTCATAGACATAAATCCGTTCTTTGTTACCGTATAACGGATTATTATATGCGATATAAATTTCTTTTTCTATGCATTAGTATTAACATCATGTCCGTAAAAGCGTACGCCTGGTCTGTTTCTACAACAGGGAGCATAAGTTTGAGGTATCAGAAGGGTAAAAACCTTGGCTTGCTTAATCCCGGCGTTCAATACTCTGATGAAGCTTTTTCATCAGCATATCTTATGCCAGAGGTTGATTTGAGTCAGGGCGGCTGGTTTGATGGTGCTTTAGAACTCTACACAAGTGAGCTTTCGAGGAGGACATTTTCTTATAACAGCCTGAACCTTTACGGTGTAGAGAATGTAAACGATTATTTTAATGATACACACTTTATCAGAAAGGCTTATGTATCTTTTAACCCGTCGGATAGTATAACGTTGTCCGCAGGTGAAATGCATATCATTGGCGGTTCAAGCCTGATCTTTGATAATTATCAGCCTTCCATTACATTTGATTATGATATGACGGATACACTCAATATTCCTCTTTCTTATGAATTAAACATAGTAAAGGTTGAGCCTTACATGCTTTATGACCCATCAAGAACCAGCATGTTTTACGATAATGAATTAACGTATAGTTTTTCCTTGTTCGAGTATATTACGTTGTTTTATGCTAATTTTGACGACACCGATAATACACTCGCACCTTTACTTAACGGCATGATATACTCGGCCGATTTTAATAGAGAAACCTTGGATCGCCTGTCTGCCGTCTACGGAAAGGTAAAAGCAGCAGAGATAGAAACCTGCATTCAGGAAGAGTATTCAAATGGAGGTCCGGTAACCTCATCACGTACAAACATAAACTGGGCAGGGTTAACAGGTGACAAGTATTTTGGCGAATTAGAATTTAATGTTACAGGTGTGCTTGATTTTGGTAACGGAAGTATTTCAGGCGTTAATTGTTTCAGTCCTAACGTAAAGCCGGTCTTTAACCGTGATTTTCTGACTTACGGTTATCTTGGTGATGCTAAGATAAAATATCATATAGACGATATTGGTAAAATCGGTTTATTCTTTAATATCTCCTCTGGCGATAAAACACCCATGCAGGCTATTATATCACAGGGTACTTTAAACAGCTTTATGTCCGTGTTTCCTTACAATACAGAAACAGATCTGTTTTTTAACGGCGGCATAAACCAGAATCTTAATTCAGGAACAATAGCGATTGCAGGCAGGAATGGACTTGGAATTGTTGCCTATGGAGGTATCATGGATTTCTATCCTGTAAAATCGATTGAATTTACAATCACGCCTGCATTGTTATATCCCGAGATGACAGCGGACTTCTATGGATTTGAAACCGATTTTACATTCACATATACGATTAATAAACATGTTTCATTTCCTTTTGAATTCGATTATTTCAAAGCTGGCGATTATTTTAAATACTATTCATCAGTGTCCCTTGCCCAGGTACTGTTCGGCGCTGATATTACATGGTAATATGAATCTCAACGCACGTTTTAAGATAAGATATGATTAGTTCCGGAACTTTATTTATTATGACATGTTTAACAATATGAATGATGAGATGGATAAAAATACAGTACTTATGCTCAAGCTCAAAAATGGCGATCGGGTGGCATTTGATGAACTGTATAGAAGATTTAACAAAAAGATATATAATTATGTATTTAGAATGGCTGGGAATAAAGAAACAGCAGAAGATATAACACAGGAGGTATTCGTAAAGATGTATGTATCCGCAAAGTATTATGAACCAACGGGAAAATTTACAACATGGCTTTTCACAATTGCCACAAATACAATCATAAACGAACATCGTAAAGATAAACGGACCACATCTCTCGAAGCAGAGCCTTCCGTGGATGCAGAGCAATTCACTGAGAACAGGATCATAATTAATGAGATGGAGCAGGATTTACTAAACAGTATAAACAATCTGCCCGAGAATCAAAAAACCGTAATCGTTCTCAGGAGCTATGAAGGCATGGATTATGAAGAAATAGCAAAGGTGATCAATAATACGACAAAAGCCGTAAAATCCCTTTTAAACAGGGCGAGAAAGAGGTTAAGCAATGAGTATAAAAAATCTGATATGTAAAATCAGGCTAAAATTTTCAAGGTCCCGTATCTCCGAATATGTCGATAACGAGCTTGATGATAGAGGCATTGACAGGGTAAAAGCCCTGATCGGCAATTGTCCTGCAGCAAACGCATACTACAATAAATTGAAGCACATAGACAATGCAATAAAAGCCATCCCCGAATATGAACCTTCCGATTCACTTAAAAACAGGATCGATCGGGCTATAATAAACCGGGATGCGGGATATGACAGTAGAAAGAAGGGTCTTAAATGGGTGTATGCCCTCTCATCGGTTATGGCTATTTTGCTTGTGGTAATGACCTTAACACATATTCATAATTACCGGGCAAGAATACACGGAACCGGCATGTTTGCAAATATGAATATGTATAAAAACATGGACATGTATGAACACATGGACATGTATGAACACATGGATGAAATAAGAGCTATAAGTAAAACAAATCAATCTGGGGGTTGAGATGACAGGTATTATTATTGCGATATTTTTATCAGGTATTGGTGCAGGGCCAAATAGCAGCTCACATCCGCGTATGCCGTATACATCAACTTTTACAGGAACGGCATCCCATTACATTACCCAAACAGCAAAGCAAAATAAAAGCATCAAAAAAGAAGATAAAGACATCATTAAACACTTGGAGATCTTAAAAGATATGGCTATGTATGAGGACCTTGCTCTTTACAGGTATATGAAGGTCTTTGAGCAGGAGGAAAAATAATGAAATATTTTAAATTAGTTGTGTTTTTTTTATGGCTTATGTTTATGTCAGCCATTGTGTACGCACAAACAGCCGTGAATGTATCCAATGGCCAAAAACAATGGGAATCAATGTCTAAAGCACAAAAACAGGAACTGAGTAAGGCATTTAAAAAATGGCAGTCCCTGCCCGAGGATAGACGCGGGAAGATCATCCAAAATTATATGTTGTTCAAGTCCTTATCAAAGGATGAGCAAAAAAGGATCATAAAGGAATACAAACATTTTCAAAACCTCCCGGAGGATAAGAAAAGACTCGTAATGGATAATTATCAAAGGTGGAAATCCATGCCATCCGCAAAAAGACAGATCATTTTAAGAAATTATAAAATCTACCAATCCTTATCACCGAGAGAAAAAGAAGCTCTTAGGAGGCAATATTTAAAGTGGAAAGGCATTACACCGGCACAAAGGGAAAGAATAAAAGAACTGATCAGAAACCGCAAACTCAAAAAAGAGTAATACCAAAAGATGCGTTTAAAAAAATAAGGGGACAATGCTGTTGCATTTTTTTAGTCAAGCCATTTGCCTTTTGCAGATTTTAGTGTATGATTAAATAAACGGAGGTGTACATGAAAAAGACTTTTTTCACAATAATGTTACTTTTTCTTATTTTTATACCGATCATTTCACACGCAGATGTTTATGGTCCGCCTCGATGGCATCCCGATGCTGTCAACCTCGTTATATATCAAAGGTTGTTTAATTACATTTCACAAAGTTTTACCGGACTGACAGCAAATATTCCCATCCCATGCAGTCATATCTGTTCGGGTGGAAGCTGTGGAGACTGTGGCCAATGTACAAGCTATATCGATCCCATGAATCTACATCTTACTATACCTGCCCAGTACAATGGCCAGCCAAACCTTAACTTCTCATGGCAGGGATCCACGCAGAGCTTATTGGTAACAGTAAATGAGATCCATGGATACATTCCACAGGGTACTGCTGACGCAGAGACAACTCTTAATTTATGTGTTTGGCCGCTTCCTTCATGTCCTCTCTGTGCGGGATTTTGCAGCACAACTTTAGATGATATAAATGTGGATGCAAATAACGTCGCACTAAACATCCAGCCCCAGATTACGGGAGATTATCTTAAATTTAAGACGGTTGGAAACCCAAGTATTACTTTTAACAATGTTACGGTCGGGAATATAAGCAGTAACAGCGGCAGCATACTGTGTCAGGCAGGAGGTGCGGTAGCCAATCTTTTCTATCAATTGCTTCAGCCTATTATACAAAGTCTGGTTGATACTGTCATTACACAGTTTGTAAACACTCAGCTTTTACCAAGCATCTCCGGTATGATAAATAACGTAAACGTTAACCTTTATATGCACGGCAGTTTCACCCCGATCGCATATCAGGTAAGGCCTTCTTTTTTCTATCAGGCACTAAATATCACGGCTAATGCCGCACAAATAAATCTTGATGCAGGCATTGGGTCTGCTATTGGTTCAGTCGATTGTCCTCCAACCCCCCTTGCACAAAAGCCGCCGGACAATGTAATACCTCCGACAATAGATACGGGAAGAACGGATTCTATGCTGGCATTTGGTGTTTCACAGGATGTTATAAATGATGCACTTTATGCTGTTTATCAAAGCGGCATGATATGCATAACCGCGCCGCCATTGCCTGTTGGTTTGCTCAAAACTATTATACCTCAACTACCGAGCAGCGGTTCCCTTATTCTCAAGATCATACCTACACAGGCTCCCACCATTACACTCGGGAGCCCCCAGAATCTATGGGATACGGTTAACCTGAACGGGCTTATTATTGAAGGTCTGCTAGGAGTTGATGAGGCTCAGACGTATCCGGGCGCAAACGAGCCCTACAATACTCAGTATACCGATGCATTCATCATGAGCACAGATCTATCCATAAGAGCAGAGGTTTATATTGACCATAATAAATTAGATCAAAACGGAAATCCAATGCTCGTGGTTGCAATAGATAGCAGCCCGCAGGGCATGAAGATCAATAATACCGTGCTCTCTTCCGAGCTTACAAACCCTTCAAACATCAATAATGTGATAAAGCTCGCCATGAGCCTCGCGTCCGGTTTTATTGGAACAGCATTACCTGCAATGAGTTCTGCATTTACATTCAGCGGAGTTACAATACTGGTAAAGGACATCATTCCATCAGGAGGATATATAAACGTTTATATAGATCTGTCGGGCTTTATGAATTTGCTTTCATCTACGTCACTTGCCCCGCCTCAAATGGCAACGCTTACTTATAATAATCCATCAACGACCAATCTCAAAACACTCTCACTGGCGAATAATGCTCAGCCTTTGATAAACACAAACTCTGATATAGCTTTTAATCTTGCCGATACACTTCCACCGCATACACAGTTATCATGGAGGCTGTCCGATCAATCCATTTTTGGAGATGTGTGGCAGGGCTGGTCATTATGGACCACAGATACAACGATAACTCTTGATAATCTAATGGATGGAGAGCATACACTTGAGGTAAGGCTGATGGATAGCCGGACAGGCATAACATCAACCAGTACTTATACATCATTTAAGGTAGATACGGTTAAACCCGAATTGAAGCTTATCAGTGCTAATTATCCAACCTTTGTATTTAACATGAGCGATCCTGTTACAATGCCAAGACTTATGTATGCTGTAGACAACCCTGCTTCTTTTACCAAGCTTGGATATAATGAAAATACTGTTAACTTAACAAACAGTACC is drawn from Deltaproteobacteria bacterium and contains these coding sequences:
- a CDS encoding 3',5'-cyclic-nucleotide phosphodiesterase, yielding MNIRVLGCHGGELPNYRTTSFLINERIILDAGAITGVLTMEEQLNVEHIFITHSHADHSRDILFLADNVVGSNGKGFTIYGMPVVLKAIKQHLFNWHIWPDFTEIPTKDAPIVKMREIGARETIKLGGISFTACPVNHTVPASGFIMDDGESSVVFSSDTGSTDEIWNMASNKDNLKAVFIESSFPEDKRDLALLTKHLTPRMITEEIKKIGKRVAVYVYHIKPQFYDQVSGELGKIDPSIEVLKLNQIIKI
- a CDS encoding radical SAM protein — protein: MENTYLPRLIFWELTAQCNLRCIHCRAVAMPEKMKGELSTKEIFNIIDNIADSYKPILVLTGGEPLYREDIFDIASYGVSKGLRIALATNGTLIDEKKAKQIKNAGVIRVAISIDGANADVHDSFRALPGSFEAAMNGIRYVQKAGVEVQINTTIAKHNVHQVADIFNLALNLKVNALHYFMLVPVGCGVMIADSEMLPATQYEDILNWMYDQFTAHKEIELKATCAPHYYRIIRQRAKRDGVKLSFQTHGMAAMTKGCLAGSAVAFISRLGIVQPCGYLPVAAGDLKKQTFEDVWENSRIFKEFREPSLLKDKCGACEYKAVCAGCRARAYYQTGDYLDEEPYCIYVPPGYEKNMTENKKNISIEVL
- the accD gene encoding acetyl-CoA carboxylase, carboxyltransferase subunit beta, producing the protein MALLGSGDKTKNSLDGMWLKCNNCGEIVYRKEVEKNLKVCPKCNYHFRLSAKEWINILIDDSTFHELWATMESTDPLDFRDKTKYRDRLKETIKQTELKDAVITGYGTINGLFINIGIFDFDFMGGSMGSVVGEKITRLIEKTTEEQSNLVVITSSGGARMQESIYSLMQMAKTNAALNRLNKTKALYISLLTDPTTGGVAASFASIADIMIAEPRALIGFAGPRVISDTLSQKLPEGFQRAEFLLEHGMIDMVVERKVIKKTITQLIRLTGNIEKKLRTD
- the hemB gene encoding porphobilinogen synthase, with translation MYPIHRGRRIRRTSQIRDLVSETYLSVNDFIYPVFVTYEKNTKKEIRSMPGCYQESINYLIEDIQEAKVLGIPAVMLFGIPPQKDETGSDAYNEEGIVQEAIKVIKQKVKDITIIADLCLCEYTSHGHCGIISDKDVHNDRTLEYLGKVAIAQAKAGADIIAPSGMMDGMVQKIRHSLDENDFSSIAIMSYAAKYASSFYGPFRDAAESIPKFGDRRSYQMDYRNTREAINEVLTDVEEGADIVMVKPALSYLDVISRVKRAALLPVAAYNVSGEYSMVKAAAKLGWIDEESVMMEILYSIKRAGADMILTYFAKSAARELKRA
- a CDS encoding Crp/Fnr family transcriptional regulator; the protein is MEDELFNRFGKEFPKGTILFKEGDTGDDMYIVNTGKVKIYKEVSGAEKVLAMLGASDFFGEMSLLNKKPRSASAMVEESSKILVINNNTFDTMIRNNGEIAIRIIRILAKRLEDADTQITNLMIKDAGQRVVVTLLKLGESGTGAENGTLIRADIGRLSIITGLEHDKVKTMIDKLIKGRFVETTDQGIVVRNTDNLKKYLDYLIMKEQFENM
- a CDS encoding DUF456 domain-containing protein, which codes for MSFFQTLLVILLFLILAAASISVVFGMPGTLISFIAILGFVIITKAHYIGWITVIIFGVLTLIGELGETLWGIKDAKRAGVSRKGLIASVGGSIAGSIVLAPFLLGIGALFGAVIGAFAGAFIVTLAEAKGLDNATRGSIAAAFGRLKGTLLKGFIVIAMTVVCFLEIVF
- a CDS encoding RDD family protein, coding for MNRATFLERVSAKFIDMAFALILASVLSPIGSITGLVYILIADGLMEGRSIGKLLVGTKVVIQDTSAQCSIHKSVLRNIPFGFAVFMFIIPVIGLFLFISFGLTVIAVEVYFLYTDINGLRIGDVLADTFVVRK
- a CDS encoding DUF4177 domain-containing protein codes for the protein MDNSGGLEYKVVELSIVTDSEIEKALNEWCNKGWEFDRITYAMKEAQRRPVMAFLMFIKKGELTKDE